The genomic stretch GGGCATCTTTCCGATTGAGTTGCAGCAAGAACTGCTGCGGGAACTGGGTGGCATTGAAGTAGGAGTGGGAACTTTAGTCGCTACCAATGCCAGAATGGCAGAAGCGGTCAAAGGTAGCGTTGACAGCTTGCGGGAATGGGTCAAAGGACAGCTAATGGTGCATGTAGATGAATCTCCTTGGCCCGTGCTAGGTCTCAAGGAATGGCTATGGGTGACAACGGGTCAAAAATTCTGTGTATTTCATCCGGGTGATACCCGTTCACGGGCCGAATTGATTGCCCAGTTGGGGGAAAGCTTTGACGGTGTGCTTAGTAGGGATGATAGAGAGCGTCTATAACGGTTATTCGGTCAAAGCACAACAGAAATGTCTGGCACATCTAAGGCAGCACTTCAAAAAAGTAGTCAAGTTGAAAGGAGGCAACAATCAGGCATTGGGGCAAGCCTTTTTAGATTTGATTGATGAAGCCTTTGCCCAACATAAACAATGGCGGCAAACTTACGATGATAGTACCTATCGCACTTGGGCAATCGAGTTCAAGTTGCGAGTTACCCTCACCCTACAACAGTGGCTCGGTGGAGCTGGATACGAGGCTGGCAAGTTACTCAAGTCTTTGCGGGACAAAGCCGAGCAGTGTTTGAAATTACCGTAAGAATAAAGAAGCCTTTATAGGCGAGAGGCTATGGGTAAAAAGGTTAATCGGACTTACGCAAATCCCTCAATTTAACGCTACCTGTAGGGTGGGCAAGGTTTTGCCCACCCTACCCATGGAGTCTGTGCGTAAGTCCTGGTTAAAACTCATGAAATAAGGCTTCTTTATTGTAAGGTTTCTTGGTACTTTCAAAGGCCACCCAGAAGTTCCACCGGATAACAACTTGGCTCAGAGAAACCTGCGTTTAGCTGTGACCAAGCGTAAGGTCAGTGGTGGCTGAAGTTCAATGAAGCGATTCCAACAGAATGCCGATTTACTGAGTGTAGTGCAAACCTGTAGACCTCAGGGACGGTCGGTGATGGAGTTTTTCCAACAAGCCTTGAGGGAAAACTCCAGTGGCCATCAATCCAGCCCATCCTTGTTACCTGAACCAATCCCCTGAATCTCTTGGGTAGGGGATGAAAGCCAAAGGCCGAACAATCAAGGTATTCCAGCATTCATTGGGGACGAAGCCTTTCATCCCCTAATAACTTGATGACGCCAGACCTGTATCCTTACATTTTAACTACTCCCTTACCGATTGAGGAAAGTCTTTACGCTCCAGAATTTTTGCTCCCGCAAGCAGTGTTCTAGCACTGAGGCCAATCAGTATAAAAATACCAATCCATTGCAGATATGGAAGATGGGGAATTTGTTGAACAAACTCGTCAGCCAGTTGAGTATGAATAGGTTCAATCGCCTTAAAATAATGTTGATAAAGGAAAATATAAACTGCAACTGGTTCAGTTATTAGGAGTAAATATGCGAGAGAACGCAAACCTACTACCAGCAACAGTGCAAAAATATTACTGGTTAACTCAAAGGCGATGGTTCGTTCTCGCAACTGAGGTAAAATCAGGTTATTGTACTCGCTAATAGTGTCAAAGAACTGGTTAATCGAAGTTCTAATACTTTTTGGCTCTAAACTTTGTTTGAGAGCACGTCGATCTGCCTGGCGATTATATTTTCTAGATGTCTTGAAGAAATCAAAGTCAGGTAATAGGTACTGCAGTGCACCATCTAGAGTTAAAAAAGATCGAGTCAGTTTGAGAAAAGTCCAATTACTTGGGATACCATAGCTGGCAATCACTTTAGATAATTCAGCCGTTGCCCCACCAAAAGACCGTTCTTTATACTCTATCCCTTTAAGTTGGGCTTTGGAGGACCAAACCTCTATAGCACGCGACATTTCTTCCCTGACTCTAGGTACATTAACTCTGGGAATATCAACAGCCAACCGCATGATATAATCAGAGGCTTTGCCAAAATCTCCATCTGACAATGAATTCGTATACTCATTATAAGTTACCCTCAAATTCCTATCCAGGGATCCCACGCTACCCATGTCAATGAATGCAACTTTGCTCCGACGCAAGAAAATAATATTGCCTGGATGTAGATCTCCATGGTACAAGTTATCTTCAAATACTTGTCGAAGTAATGAAATAAACATCGTTTCACCCACTTTTTCAGGCTCAAAGTCATTTTCATCCTGCCATTGAGAGACTCTGACGGGATCCCTAGCCAATACTTTAATATAATCAGAGGCAAGAACCCCATCGATATATTCCATAACTAAAACTCGACGTTTAGAATATTTGTTATAAATCTTTGGAACATATATTTTATGCTGCTTTAGTGTTTTTCTCATCTTACGAGTATTAGATGCTTCATAGCGATAATCTAATTCCTCCTTAAAAATTTTATCTAACTCCGATACTGCTTCATCTAAACGTAGGTAACTCATAACATTAAAAGCAATTAACAGTTTGGCAATGACTTTAATTAAATCCAAATCTCGCTTGAATGCTTCTTCTAGATTTGGACGTTGAATTTTAACGATTACCGGAACATTTTTTCTTTTGCTTCGCAACGTTGCTCTATGAACCTGACCAATTGATGCAGCTGCCAAAGGAGTCTCATCAAAATCTTGAAATATTTTTTCCATGGGTGCTCCTAGCTCTGACTCAATTGTTGATCTAACTAAAGCCATAGGGAATCCAATGGCTTCAAACTGAAGACGTATTAACTGCTCACAAACCTCTTCTGGGAAAAGATCGCTCCGCAATGCTAACAACTGACCCGTTTTTACCCAGAAGCCTCCCAAATCTTGAAAGATCTCACGCAGCTCGTTCGCAGCCTTTTGTATGTCTGGCTTATTTGTAATTCGGCGACGTTGTATACCTAAATAGTAAATAATAAATCGTTTGATAATGTAGATAGCAGGAAAACGACGAATTTCCAATTTTTCATCTATTTCAATTGTCTTTTTTTGCTTGTTATCAATAATAGGAGTAGGAATATATTTTGTCTTTATCATATTGTAAGCAGCCACAAACAAATTTCAATAATAATCATTGATATCTCGTAGTTATCCTATCATTAAATACTGAATTTAGCCTTTTAAAAAACTAGTTTTAGGCAGTCCACGATAGTTTCGCTACTGAAACTTTTACTCTTTAAAAAGTACTGCAGTGCATCTTGGATGAGTTTGCGGTATTGGCAGACATAAATAAAGAAACTGATCAACATCAAAATAATTACCAACGATATAATAATATCAATTTTTCCTTGAAGGAGATTCAGAAAATTACAAAGTTCAAAGTTCAAAAAAAAACATAACCTGGTGCAAAAATATGTGCCTAGTGCTGTTGATACCATTATATACCAATCCTAAATGATATCAGAGAAAGCCTCATAAGTACTTAAATCAGGCATAGTGAATAAATGATACTCAATAGACATATCCAAAAATCCATAACCCAGTCACAGCAAGGAAAACAAGTTGGTCAAGACATAATTTACAATTTAGTTAATAAGGGTTTGAAGACACAAGATCTGATTTTGTAGTAAAACTATGGCTCATTATAACGTCAATTACTTGCTCTGATACCTCCGATTTTATTACTTCTAAAATTAGCGAGCCAATGTCTTGATGCAGTCGCTCATGGGGAGGGGCTGTGTGCGGAACCTGCGTCCGCACCTTGTAAGCCCCGTGGAAACCACGGCAGTCGCTCATGGGGGGAACCCCCAAGACCGCGCTGCCTCCCCAAGACCGCGCTGCATCGCTTCTTAATCGTACTAATCCACAAACCGTTAACAAACAAAACTGATTGATATCTAGTTTTACGCAAACGAAATCTTTCTTGAGATCTTTTCAAGATTTTGACAACTCTAATTAAATTTTCAATAAAAATTCGATCAGATGATAAAGCTTTGTTTTCTTGTTTTTGACTCTCTGTTAATTCTCCATTCTTCGGTTTTTTATAGGGAGTTGTAATTTGAGTTTCTCCAATGTAAGCTTTATCCCCACTAAAAGTTTGTTGAGCATTAAATTTGCTCAAAGTTTTTCGGCAGATTTTAATATCACTCATAGGGCCAGGTTTACCGATTACTACATCGACAATATCTTCAGGTGCGACCCGTGGCGAATTTAATTCTTAATGGGTCAAGCGCACCTTAGCTTTTGGTAAAACAATAAATTGATTTTTAAAAGTATGTCTTTTTTGCTTTCCTGTCTCTTGGTGCGCGTTCCCTAGGTCGGGTTCCCCGACCGGGGTCGCACCGCAATAATATTTTTTTTGCTCTTGATAATCAGAAGGTCTTTCAATAGACTGCTCGGTACTGTCTACAATCAATTCATAATTTTCTAATTGTTCACTAATGAGTTCTTCTTTTTGAAGCTTTTTTACTTGTGATAATAAACTGGGAGGTAAGTCGTTTTCAAAAAGTTTTTGCCAATAAGTAAAAATATTATGAGCCGTTGATTCAATGATTTTAAAAATAAGTCCTAAAAGTTGAAAGCTCAAATGATGCCTTAAATAAACTAACATTAAAACGATTTGCTCTGACTCTAATAGTTTAGGATGATTTCCTCTTCCTGCTTGATTGATTCTAATTTTAGTTTTATCCATTTCTTCTTGCTTTCTTTTATTGAGAAGCTTACCTAGTTCAATTAATTGCTCTAATTTTTGATAATCAATACCTAATAGTCTTTTGCTTTGTTTATGATTTTTCTGGATATAGTTCCAAGTATAGTTTTCCATTTGAGGTTTGTTTTTGAACACTATTTACTTATTGTACTCTATTTTTTGAGATTTGATTATATTCTGGAGATGTCTAAATAAATAATTCAAAGAGTTTATTTGTAATGGTGAAAGAGCAACACCATAGCAGGGTAATCGCATCTTAGTCGAGTTCTCAAGTTACTGTACTAAGCGCCTACAATGTGAATGTACAATTGCCGATCGTCCTCTGAGAAAAGGTGGAGGATCCGGTCTGTGTGAACCAGTTGTGTGAGTCAACCCTCTGTTTCCATTAATAGATTCAGTCCATCACCTCCTTCAATGGGTGGTCAACAGTTTGGTATTAGTGCAAGATTACGCCAGCGCCGCACTGGCGGCCAGGATTTTGATCACAAAGTCATGATCCATCCCCGCCCTGTAACGCTTCATCTTCAGACAAGGCGCGGGAGGGTTCTCCCTTGAGCAGGTTAACACGCTTCGCGGCGCACCAGCCCCAGATTCTCGCTTCTCATAGCCGTAGGCGTTCCCGGCTGGCATCTTCATTGAAGGTGACATCAAGCACCCAATGTAGACTGTTTTCAACACCCCAATGGCAGCGAATCACCTGGTTGTGCCGCGAGCCATCCGCCGACCGGGAACTGAGGTAAAACTGAGTCTGGGTGGTGGCGCATGTTCCATAACTGCCGCGTCCGCTTCACCATCACCACGCTAGTTAAGCCTTCCCATTGTGCGCGGTCTAGCAACGGGGGGAGTTGACTGACACCTACCGCCCACACCTGACGGGTTTCTTTGCGGTGATGGCTGGCCTCGACCGTTTGGTGGTCACTCAATTCAATCCCCTGCCAGTTCATAGCTTGAGCTATAGCAAACCACCCTCCCACCTGCTGGCTTAGCTTACCCTGGTTCCCCTTGAGCGCCAGGACATAGTCCCCACCCGCCTGCAAAATTTGTCGAGCAATGTCGATTTGGGTGCCCATGGCATCGAGAGTCACCACTGCTCCAAAGAGGTTCAGCAACTTGAGCAGCAGTGGCACTGCTGTGATTTCATTCGATTTACTCTCCACTTTTTGTTGGGCCAACACCAGTCCATATTCGCTGCTCCAGGCGCTGACGCTGTGAAGTGCAAGATGGTAGTTCTTACGGTCATAGGAGCCTTTGGCCGTCTTGCCATCAATATGAATCAGTTCAATATCCAAGCTCTCGGTGATGCTGCCCACCCAACTGAGGAAGCCAGCTTCGAGTTGCTGGGGTGCGAGTTGGCCAAACACCCGACCAAATGTATCGTGAGATGGTATCCCGTGAGGTAAGTCTAAAAATGTTTCCAGCCACTTTTGCTTGGCTTTACCGTAGGTTTCGATGGCCACAAACCCATCGGCTCCCGCAATCACAGCCAAAATGGCTATGGTAACAATCGCTACGAAATTATGGTCGGTTCTGCTACCCACACGGGGTACCGACCGATGCTCAAAATGATTGAGTACACTCTTTTTCAAGATCTGAGCCTCACGCTCATTGTGAGTGTTAGGAACGGGTCTGCCAAAACCTTTTGCCATGATCAGTGACTATAAAATACAACCCTTTACACATCCTAGGTTACCCTTGATGAGAGCTAAATTCTTAACTCATACACCAGGTCATTTGTCAAGTATAATTTATACCAAATTCTATGGGATTACCCTGGACACGGCTTTGTTGCATAAAGAGTATGAGTTAGCTGGAATAATGTTGACAGAGAAAAATTTGGCTCGACCCAACCATGACAGAAGCAAAGACCAAGACCCAATATAAAATTAGGAATTGGAGTGAGTACAACGCAGCCCTAAAAAACCGAGGAAGTTTGACCTTCACCGATTAATGACGAGGTACTTGAGGGATGGTGGAATCCCCACAAGACAGGGAAACGAGGCAGATCTCCCCAATTAGCGTGACATAGCGATCGCGCTCCATGAGTACAATGAGTTCAGTGCTGAATTTACCAGGAAGGCAAACCCAAGGATTGATGGAGTCGTTATTTAGGTTAATGGGAGTGGACTTAGATGTACCAGACCATTCAACGGTATCGAGGCGACTGGGAAAATTAAGTGTAGTAATGCCCGGTATAGAAAGGAGTTTGGCACGGCATGTGGTGGTGGATTCCACAGGTATAAAAGTGTATGGGGATGGAGTTTGGAAAGTGCGTCAACATGGTGTGAGCAAACGTCGCACGTGGGCGTTAGCTTCATCTAGGGGTGGATGAGAGCACAGGGGAGATACTTGGTGCGCTAGTAAGTACCAATAATCTCAGTGACGATTCCGCTTTATCGGAGGTGTTGGACGCCATAGAAGAAAATATTGAAGCAGTATCAGCAGATGGAGCCTATGATAAGCGCAAGTGCTATGATGCCATCAGTTCTCGGGGTGCTCAGGTCAATATCCCCCCACGTCACGATGCTCAATATTGGCCACAAGAGGGGGACAACCATCCACGCAATCAGAACCTGGTGCGGATTGAACAAGTGGGTCGAAGCCAATGGAAACAGGAGAGTGGATACCACCGTCGCTCATTATCGGAAACAGCGATGTTTCGTTTCAAGGTGATCTTTGGCACTAGGGCGTGTTTTCAAACTATAACCACAATAAAATTAATGCGATCGTCAACATGGCTGTATAATTTTCAGCAAGCAAATCGTATCGGGTAGCGATACGGCGAAATTGCTTGATTCGATTGATAGCAAGCTCTACAAGGTTGCGTTGACGATAGATTTCAAAGGTTTTATGGACCGCGACGTGGTTCGGCGGGAAAGTCGTGGTATGGTAAGACGGATACCACGACGACGACGGAGGTAATTACGGATTCTACGACCCGTGTAACCTTTATCTCAGTCTTAAAGGACTAATGCGAGGACGGCCTCGCCCAGAACGCGGGAGCAGCACCTTGTTCCATCAAAAGTTCTACGAAAAAGCGACTCGTTTCGTTGACCTGGACTAAGAAGAAATGTTATCGGTGTAACCATTACCTTCACAACCTATGTGTATTTTTGTACCTTAGCCTCCGCGAGAACGCCCTAATTTTTCATCTTCAGGTGCGACCCGTAGCGAATTTAATAATTAGATGCGGAAAGCGCACCTTCGCCGTTTTTTTTCCCCCAGCTGCGTGTTGATGGGCACGTATCACGGTGCCATCCACTTAGTGAACCTTCCAATCAAGATTTCCTCGATGATCAGCGATTGCTTCCAGATTTTCCAATATTTGGTTCCAGATTCCGGTTTTCTGCCATCGGTAAAACCTGGTTGCGACGCTTTTCCACTTGCCATAATCCCTAGGTAAGTCTCGCCACGGTGCACCTGTTCTTAGTACCGGTGAGAATTCCGTTGATAACCTTGCGGTGGTCTTTGTTTGGCTTACCTGTATAGGGTTTTTGTGGTGGTAGTAACGGTTTTAACCTCTCCCACTGTTCAAAACTTCACGTCCCCTCGATTCATGAATGCACCCTGCCTTCACACTACTTTTAGGATACAACGAGGCAAGAAAACACGCCCTAGTTGTTCTCGTGGTACTTTCGATAACCAGGCTGTAGAACTTTTACTGGCCTGTGCTGCCCTCAATCGTATGACCCATTTAGGTATGCCTGATAGCTATGCCCATGATTCTTAAGACTTCTCCTGAAAGGGGGAGCATTTTGATTCTTAATCATTAGACCTCTTGCAAAAATAAATATGAAATCAAAATCTATCCCTTTTGCCTTTTGCCTCTTGCCTTTTGCCTTGTAAACACCCACGGTTTATGAGACTTATGCAAGAGGTCTATTCATGCAACAAAGCCCTCAATTTCTAATTGCCTACCGCTATCAAAAGACGGAAGGGTACCCTCAGGATCAAAATTATCTCCTGATCAATGCCAACTAAAGTAACATGATTCCCCCTTTATGCTCTCTAACTATCACGATTTTTCGCTCCTTTTTGCCAGAAGGCTTTCCCAATAAAAACTGAGCGAGAACGTGGAACGTCAAGTTTTTTTTGCCACACTCCTACTACATATAAAGTTATTTTTGTCAATTTTTTTGTAAAGAAATATGTTTATCAAAAATCTTGGGTTTTAAACCCCGTCCTTCTAGGACGGCTTTTTTGTCACTTGTCACTTCTTAGTTTCATTTGGTGTAATGTGGTTAATGGGTACAGGCTGAGAATCCGAGGCGCAACCGGGTCAGAGACCCGCCACTGCTTGACCTTAAAGTAGAAATGCCCGGAGGGTAGGGAAAATCCTCTTTTCTTGATGCAGTCGCTCATGGGGGAAACCCCCAAGACCGCGCTGCATCGCTAAAAACCCAATCATCAATTAACAGTTGGTGTGTGAACCCAGCTGCATCACAGTTTGTAAATGAGATGGTACGGCGGGGCACGCCGAAACCAAGTGAAACAGAGGAGTAGTAAGCCCCCTCCTTGCAAACATAGCCCTTGACGGAATAGAAGATTACCATGTCATCAGCATATCTTACTGATGACATGGTAATCTTCTTAAAACCAAAAGACAACGCCACAAGAGTTTTGCAGAAGATTAAAACCTTCCTAGCAGAACGTGGGATGGAAATCAGCGAAGAAAAAACCAAGATAACTCACTCGACAGACGGATTCGACTTCCTGGGGTGGAATTTCCGCGTCCAGACAAACGGCAAACTGCGTAGCGTTCCCTCAGAGGAAAACTACAAAGCATTCCGTAAGAAAGTCAAAGCCGTGGTTAACAACTCGAACTATGGTGCAAAAGTCAAGGCCAAAAAGCTTGCCCCAATCGTTCGCGGTTGGAGGAACTACCACAAGAATTGCGACATGAGTGGTTCCAGGAATTTCCTATGGTTCCTAAACGAAGATACTCCACAACGATTCTTAAAAGAAAATAAAGTGGACAAACACGAAGCCGTAAGGTTAGTAAAGAAAGCCTTCCCGGAAGTTCCATATAAGCAATTCAAGCACGTCCCTGTCGAGGGAACTAAATCACCATATGATGGAAATTTGGTTTACTGGAGTAAGCGTAATAGCAAACTCTACGACAATGGGACTGCCAAAGCCAAGACCCACGCAAAACCATACATGTGGATGGTGCGGATTGAAGTTATTGCCTGGTGAAGATGTCCATCTCCACCATATAGACGGAAATCATGATAATTGGAAACCAAAGAATCTATCAGCGGTACACCATAGCTGTCACCAACTAATCCACATGAGCAAACCGAAAAGTAAGAATATCTAGGAGCCGAGTGAGGCAAAAGTTTCACGCTCGGTATGACAGGAGAGGTGCCCCGGATAATACCGGGCATCGACTCTAATGAGTAAGACCAAAACTTGGACGTCCGTCTAAGTTGAGGCATTTTTCCGTGTTCCCGTAGCGTGGCCTACGGCCACGCTAGAAACCCCAACTTACTTCGTTGAAGTAAGTTGGGGTAGTTCACGGGTCTACTTGAACATGACCAGTACAATAATTAGAGGTTCCTATTTATCTTCAATTAACCTGGTTGGATGGGGCATAAAGCCCCCGATGCAGATTCATTGAAGTAATCAATAACAATAGCTTTGCCAAAGGAGGAACTCAATCTTGGGTTAAAGTCAAGCGGACTTGAGTTAGCAACTCAGTTTACCCCTGAAAAACAAA from Moorena sp. SIOASIH encodes the following:
- a CDS encoding transposase → MVTLRDRTTGIFPIELQQELLRELGGIEVGVGTLVATNARMAEAVKGSVDSLREWVKGQLMVHVDESPWPVLGLKEWLWVTTGQKFCVFHPGDTRSRAELIAQLGESFDGVLSRDDRERL
- a CDS encoding transposase — its product is MIESVYNGYSVKAQQKCLAHLRQHFKKVVKLKGGNNQALGQAFLDLIDEAFAQHKQWRQTYDDSTYRTWAIEFKLRVTLTLQQWLGGAGYEAGKLLKSLRDKAEQCLKLP
- a CDS encoding AarF/UbiB family protein, producing the protein MAAYNMIKTKYIPTPIIDNKQKKTIEIDEKLEIRRFPAIYIIKRFIIYYLGIQRRRITNKPDIQKAANELREIFQDLGGFWVKTGQLLALRSDLFPEEVCEQLIRLQFEAIGFPMALVRSTIESELGAPMEKIFQDFDETPLAAASIGQVHRATLRSKRKNVPVIVKIQRPNLEEAFKRDLDLIKVIAKLLIAFNVMSYLRLDEAVSELDKIFKEELDYRYEASNTRKMRKTLKQHKIYVPKIYNKYSKRRVLVMEYIDGVLASDYIKVLARDPVRVSQWQDENDFEPEKVGETMFISLLRQVFEDNLYHGDLHPGNIIFLRRSKVAFIDMGSVGSLDRNLRVTYNEYTNSLSDGDFGKASDYIMRLAVDIPRVNVPRVREEMSRAIEVWSSKAQLKGIEYKERSFGGATAELSKVIASYGIPSNWTFLKLTRSFLTLDGALQYLLPDFDFFKTSRKYNRQADRRALKQSLEPKSIRTSINQFFDTISEYNNLILPQLRERTIAFELTSNIFALLLVVGLRSLAYLLLITEPVAVYIFLYQHYFKAIEPIHTQLADEFVQQIPHLPYLQWIGIFILIGLSARTLLAGAKILERKDFPQSVRE
- a CDS encoding transposase family protein, whose amino-acid sequence is MSDIKICRKTLSKFNAQQTFSGDKAYIGETQITTPYKKPKNGELTESQKQENKALSSDRIFIENLIRVVKILKRSQERFRLRKTRYQSVLFVNGLWISTIKKRCSAVLGRQRGLGGSPHERLPWFPRGLQGADAGSAHSPSP
- a CDS encoding transposase family protein produces the protein MENYTWNYIQKNHKQSKRLLGIDYQKLEQLIELGKLLNKRKQEEMDKTKIRINQAGRGNHPKLLESEQIVLMLVYLRHHLSFQLLGLIFKIIESTAHNIFTYWQKLFENDLPPSLLSQVKKLQKEELISEQLENYELIVDSTEQSIERPSDYQEQKKYYCGATPVGEPDLGNAHQETGKQKRHTFKNQFIVLPKAKVRLTH
- a CDS encoding ISAs1 family transposase encodes the protein MAKGFGRPVPNTHNEREAQILKKSVLNHFEHRSVPRVGSRTDHNFVAIVTIAILAVIAGADGFVAIETYGKAKQKWLETFLDLPHGIPSHDTFGRVFGQLAPQQLEAGFLSWVGSITESLDIELIHIDGKTAKGSYDRKNYHLALHSVSAWSSEYGLVLAQQKVESKSNEITAVPLLLKLLNLFGAVVTLDAMGTQIDIARQILQAGGDYVLALKGNQGKLSQQVGGWFAIAQAMNWQGIELSDHQTVEASHHRKETRQVWAVGVSQLPPLLDRAQWEGLTSVVMVKRTRQLWNMRHHPDSVLPQFPVGGWLAAQPGDSLPLGC
- a CDS encoding transposase yields the protein MSTMSSVLNLPGRQTQGLMESLFRLMGVDLDVPDHSTVSRRLGKLSVVMPGIERSLARHVVVDSTGIKVYGDGVWKVRQHGVSKRRTWALASSRGG
- a CDS encoding transposase; this encodes MDESTGEILGALVSTNNLSDDSALSEVLDAIEENIEAVSADGAYDKRKCYDAISSRGAQVNIPPRHDAQYWPQEGDNHPRNQNLVRIEQVGRSQWKQESGYHRRSLSETAMFRFKVIFGTRACFQTITTIKLMRSSTWLYNFQQANRIG
- a CDS encoding reverse transcriptase domain-containing protein, giving the protein MSSAYLTDDMVIFLKPKDNATRVLQKIKTFLAERGMEISEEKTKITHSTDGFDFLGWNFRVQTNGKLRSVPSEENYKAFRKKVKAVVNNSNYGAKVKAKKLAPIVRGWRNYHKNCDMSGSRNFLWFLNEDTPQRFLKENKVDKHEAVRLVKKAFPEVPYKQFKHVPVEGTKSPYDGNLVYWSKRNSKLYDNGTAKAKTHAKPYMWMVRIEVIAW